One part of the Streptomyces ferrugineus genome encodes these proteins:
- a CDS encoding cupin domain-containing protein, with protein sequence MSVPPAAVPSSEPVATPNSAPTQADLLDFVRRTAADTELVASLPLDPEGRTWVRLEGPGGSEAWLIGWPPGTGTGWHDHAESVGAFVTAAGELREHSLAVRLPADGWKTLELTDDVDRSRRLPAGKGRCFGRHHVHEVLNESTDLHAISVHAYYPPLPQIRRFSRSGPILRLEQVERPEDWQ encoded by the coding sequence GTGTCTGTCCCCCCTGCCGCCGTACCCTCGTCCGAGCCGGTCGCCACGCCGAACTCCGCTCCGACGCAGGCGGACCTCCTCGACTTCGTACGGCGCACGGCCGCCGACACCGAACTCGTCGCCTCGCTCCCGCTCGATCCCGAGGGCCGTACCTGGGTACGCCTCGAAGGCCCGGGCGGCAGCGAGGCCTGGCTGATCGGCTGGCCGCCCGGCACGGGCACCGGCTGGCACGACCACGCCGAGTCCGTCGGGGCCTTCGTGACCGCGGCCGGCGAGCTCAGGGAGCACTCCCTCGCCGTCCGGCTGCCCGCCGACGGCTGGAAGACGCTGGAACTGACGGACGACGTGGACCGTTCACGCCGTCTCCCGGCCGGCAAGGGCCGCTGCTTCGGCCGCCACCATGTGCACGAGGTCCTCAACGAGTCGACCGACCTGCATGCGATCTCCGTCCACGCCTACTACCCCCCGCTGCCGCAGATCCGCCGCTTCAGCCGCAGCGGACCGATCCTGCGCCTGGAGCAGGTGGAGCGTCCGGAGGACTGGCAGTGA
- the recX gene encoding recombination regulator RecX — protein MSDSKARRTDWAKYATHPDAPREWGDKGSSGTGGHAHGGDTAHDTDWGNDAGAWPEGESAYGAGALGGGSRRGRAGGARGPDGSRGRRRRGRTEPSGEDGGASSSSRAEERTPPADPVEQARAICLRLLTGTPRTRKQLADALRKREIPDDAAEEVLSRFEEVGLINDSAFADAWVESRHHGRGLARRALARELRTKGVDSTLIDAAVAQLDSEQEEATARELVARKLRSTRGLDRDKRLRRLAGMLARKGYPEGMALRVVRQALEEEGEDTEFLGDEGY, from the coding sequence GTGTCTGATTCAAAGGCGCGGCGAACGGACTGGGCCAAGTACGCCACCCACCCCGACGCCCCACGGGAGTGGGGCGACAAGGGCTCCTCCGGGACGGGCGGTCACGCCCATGGAGGGGACACGGCCCATGACACGGACTGGGGGAACGACGCCGGAGCGTGGCCTGAGGGCGAGTCGGCATACGGCGCCGGTGCCCTGGGCGGCGGTTCGCGTCGTGGTCGGGCTGGTGGGGCTCGAGGCCCGGACGGCTCACGCGGGCGCCGACGGCGTGGCCGTACAGAGCCGTCCGGTGAGGACGGAGGCGCCTCTTCCTCGTCGAGGGCCGAGGAGAGGACGCCCCCAGCGGACCCGGTGGAGCAGGCGCGGGCGATCTGTCTGCGCCTGCTCACCGGGACCCCGCGCACCCGTAAGCAACTCGCGGACGCCCTGCGCAAGCGGGAGATCCCGGACGACGCCGCCGAGGAGGTGCTGTCGAGGTTCGAGGAGGTCGGGCTCATCAACGACAGCGCGTTCGCGGACGCCTGGGTGGAGTCCCGGCACCACGGCCGAGGGCTGGCCCGACGCGCCCTCGCCCGGGAACTGCGCACCAAGGGCGTCGACTCCACACTGATCGACGCGGCCGTCGCCCAACTCGACTCCGAGCAGGAGGAGGCGACCGCACGCGAACTCGTCGCCCGCAAGCTCCGCTCCACGCGCGGCCTCGACCGCGACAAGCGCCTGCGCCGCCTCGCGGGCATGCTCGCCCGCAAGGGCTACCCCGAGGGCATGGCCCTGAGAGTGGTCCGGCAGGCACTGGAGGAAGAGGGCGAGGACACGGAGTTCCTCGGGGACGAGGGGTACTGA
- the recA gene encoding recombinase RecA, producing the protein MAGTDREKALDAALAQIERQFGKGAVMRMGERSKEPIEVIPTGSTALDVALGVGGLPRGRVVEIYGPESSGKTTLTLHAVANAQKAGGQVAFVDAEHALDPEYAKKLGVDIDNLILSQPDNGEQALEIVDMLVRSGALDLIVIDSVAALVPRAEIEGEMGDSHVGLQARLMSQALRKITSALNQSKTTAIFINQLREKIGVMFGSPETTTGGRALKFYASVRIDIRRIETLKDGTEAVGNRTRCKVVKNKVAPPFKQAEFDILYGQGISREGGLIDMGVEHGFVRKAGAWYTYEGDQLGQGKENARNFLKDNPDLANEIEKKIKEKLGVGVRPEEPAAEPGADAAVTATPDGAAKAVPAPAAAKAAKTKAATAKS; encoded by the coding sequence ATGGCAGGAACCGACCGCGAGAAGGCCCTCGACGCCGCGCTCGCACAGATTGAACGGCAATTCGGCAAAGGCGCGGTCATGCGCATGGGCGAGCGGTCGAAGGAGCCCATCGAGGTCATCCCGACCGGGTCGACCGCGCTCGACGTCGCCCTTGGCGTCGGCGGCCTGCCGCGCGGCCGCGTCGTCGAGATCTACGGCCCCGAGTCCTCGGGTAAGACGACCCTGACCCTGCACGCGGTGGCCAACGCCCAGAAGGCCGGCGGCCAGGTCGCCTTCGTGGACGCGGAGCACGCCCTCGACCCCGAGTACGCGAAGAAGCTCGGCGTCGACATCGACAACCTGATCCTCTCCCAGCCGGACAACGGCGAGCAGGCCCTGGAGATCGTGGACATGCTGGTCCGCTCCGGCGCCCTCGACCTCATCGTCATCGACTCCGTCGCCGCGCTCGTCCCGCGCGCGGAGATCGAGGGCGAGATGGGCGACAGCCACGTCGGTCTGCAGGCCCGTCTGATGAGCCAGGCCCTGCGGAAGATCACCAGCGCGCTCAACCAGTCCAAGACCACCGCGATCTTCATCAACCAGCTCCGCGAGAAGATCGGCGTGATGTTCGGCTCGCCGGAGACCACGACCGGTGGCCGGGCGCTGAAGTTCTACGCCTCGGTGCGTATCGACATCCGCCGCATCGAGACCCTGAAGGACGGCACGGAGGCGGTCGGCAACCGCACCCGCTGCAAGGTCGTCAAGAACAAGGTCGCGCCGCCCTTCAAGCAGGCCGAGTTCGACATCCTCTACGGCCAGGGCATCAGCCGTGAGGGCGGCCTGATCGACATGGGCGTGGAGCACGGCTTCGTCCGCAAGGCCGGCGCCTGGTACACGTACGAGGGCGACCAACTCGGCCAGGGCAAGGAGAACGCGCGCAACTTCCTCAAGGACAACCCCGACCTGGCCAACGAGATCGAGAAGAAGATCAAGGAGAAGCTGGGCGTCGGCGTACGGCCGGAGGAGCCCGCCGCCGAACCGGGCGCGGACGCCGCGGTCACCGCCACCCCGGACGGTGCCGCGAAGGCGGTGCCCGCGCCGGCTGCGGCCAAGGCGGCCAAGACCAAGGCCGCGACCGCCAAGAGCTGA
- a CDS encoding GyrI-like domain-containing protein — protein MTAGGSQDEAPASEPGLVVLDPATTAVVRGVVPMAELRDFFDASFGALARAIEAQRIAVLSPAFGLYHGPPGETLDLEVGFVTDRAVRPEQGVVAGSLPGGRVARLTHFGSFDGLGPSWDRLGSWMRARGLAAAEDRWETYVTQPTPDMDPRDLRTELNWPVTELP, from the coding sequence GTGACCGCGGGCGGATCGCAGGACGAGGCCCCTGCCTCCGAGCCGGGGCTCGTGGTTCTGGACCCGGCGACGACGGCTGTCGTCCGCGGTGTCGTGCCGATGGCCGAGTTGCGCGACTTCTTCGACGCCTCCTTCGGCGCCCTGGCCCGGGCCATCGAGGCGCAGCGGATCGCGGTGCTGAGTCCGGCCTTCGGCCTCTACCACGGGCCGCCGGGAGAGACCCTGGACCTGGAGGTCGGGTTCGTCACGGATCGGGCGGTGCGGCCGGAGCAGGGCGTCGTGGCCGGCTCCCTGCCCGGCGGCCGGGTCGCGCGGCTGACGCACTTCGGGTCCTTCGACGGTCTCGGGCCCTCCTGGGACCGGTTGGGCTCCTGGATGCGGGCGCGGGGTCTTGCAGCCGCGGAGGACAGGTGGGAGACGTACGTCACGCAGCCCACGCCGGACATGGACCCGCGTGACCTGCGCACCGAACTCAACTGGCCGGTGACGGAGCTGCCGTAG
- a CDS encoding AI-2E family transporter: protein MARTDETGQLPRQGSPFGTTPPSSPPGTGDAGSNARMPRWLPRAMLLALALVGVFQLGSWAFHQLTGLLINILIAFFLALAIEPAVSWMASRGMRRGLATATVFLAVIIASAGFVTLMGSMLAGQIIKIVEDFPDYLDSVINWINAHFHTELRRVDVQEGLLRSDWLRNYVQNSATGVLDVSAQVLGGLFQLLTITLFSFYFAADGPRLRRALCSVLPPNRQAEVLRAWEIAVNKTGGYLYSRGLMALISGVAHYILLESLDVPYAPVLAVWVGLVSQFIPTIGTYLAGALPMLIAFTVDPWYALWVLIFVVVYQQFENYVLQPKLTAKTVDIHPAVAFGSVIAGTALLGAVGALIAIPAVATLQAFLGAYVKRYDVTDDPRVHGHRERGTGRNLFSRARELWIRKPGQQPLPEAAGSGEGSE, encoded by the coding sequence GTGGCACGCACTGACGAGACCGGGCAGCTGCCCCGGCAAGGATCCCCGTTCGGCACGACGCCGCCCAGCTCGCCTCCGGGCACGGGCGACGCCGGGTCGAACGCCCGCATGCCGCGCTGGCTGCCGCGCGCCATGCTGCTCGCGCTGGCGCTCGTCGGTGTGTTCCAGCTGGGCAGCTGGGCCTTTCACCAGCTGACCGGGCTGCTGATCAACATCCTCATCGCGTTCTTCCTGGCCCTCGCCATCGAGCCCGCGGTGAGCTGGATGGCCTCGCGCGGCATGCGCCGGGGACTGGCCACCGCCACCGTCTTCCTCGCCGTGATCATCGCGTCGGCCGGGTTCGTGACCCTGATGGGGTCCATGCTCGCCGGCCAGATCATCAAGATCGTCGAGGACTTCCCGGACTACCTCGACTCCGTCATCAACTGGATCAACGCGCACTTCCACACCGAGCTGCGACGCGTGGACGTCCAGGAAGGCCTGCTCCGGTCCGACTGGCTGCGCAACTACGTGCAGAACAGCGCCACCGGCGTCCTCGACGTGTCGGCGCAGGTCCTCGGTGGGCTCTTCCAGCTGCTGACGATCACGCTGTTCTCGTTCTACTTCGCCGCGGACGGCCCCCGGCTGCGCCGCGCCCTGTGCTCCGTACTGCCACCCAACAGGCAGGCCGAGGTGCTGCGTGCCTGGGAGATCGCCGTCAACAAGACCGGCGGCTATCTGTACTCGCGCGGCCTGATGGCGCTCATCTCCGGCGTGGCCCACTACATCCTGCTGGAGAGCCTGGACGTGCCGTACGCGCCCGTGCTCGCCGTATGGGTCGGACTCGTGTCGCAGTTCATCCCTACCATCGGCACGTATCTCGCGGGCGCCTTGCCCATGCTGATCGCGTTCACCGTCGATCCCTGGTACGCGCTGTGGGTGCTGATCTTCGTCGTGGTCTACCAGCAGTTCGAGAACTATGTGCTGCAGCCCAAGCTGACCGCCAAGACCGTCGACATCCACCCCGCGGTCGCCTTCGGCTCGGTCATCGCCGGCACCGCCCTCCTCGGCGCGGTGGGCGCGCTGATCGCCATCCCGGCGGTCGCCACGTTGCAGGCGTTCCTGGGTGCCTATGTGAAGCGCTACGACGTCACGGACGACCCTCGCGTCCATGGGCACCGCGAGCGGGGAACGGGGCGCAACCTGTTCTCACGCGCGCGTGAGCTGTGGATACGCAAGCCGGGGCAGCAGCCCCTGCCGGAGGCGGCGGGCTCCGGGGAGGGCTCCGAGTGA
- a CDS encoding DUF3046 domain-containing protein, whose protein sequence is MRLTVFWQRMAEHFGPGYADTFARDHVMAELGGRTVHEALEAGWEAKEVWRVVCAVMNVPGERR, encoded by the coding sequence ATGCGGTTGACGGTCTTCTGGCAGCGGATGGCGGAACACTTCGGTCCGGGGTACGCCGACACCTTCGCTCGCGACCATGTGATGGCGGAACTCGGCGGGCGTACGGTGCACGAGGCGCTCGAAGCCGGCTGGGAGGCCAAGGAGGTATGGCGTGTGGTGTGTGCCGTCATGAACGTTCCGGGGGAGAGACGCTGA
- a CDS encoding AzlD domain-containing protein: protein MSTWIAIGLTVVGCYAVKLVGLLVPEGALERPLVRRLAALLPVALLAALTAQQTFGDGQALVLDARAAGVAAAALALVLRAPFLLVVAAAVVVTAGVRAMGG, encoded by the coding sequence ATGAGTACCTGGATCGCCATCGGCCTCACGGTCGTCGGCTGCTACGCCGTCAAGCTTGTCGGGCTGCTCGTGCCCGAGGGGGCTCTGGAGAGACCCCTCGTACGGCGTCTCGCCGCGCTGTTGCCCGTCGCGCTTCTTGCCGCTCTGACGGCTCAGCAGACGTTCGGCGACGGGCAGGCGCTGGTGCTGGACGCGAGGGCGGCCGGAGTCGCTGCGGCTGCCTTGGCGCTCGTCCTGCGGGCTCCGTTTCTACTCGTCGTCGCGGCGGCCGTGGTGGTGACGGCGGGAGTGCGGGCCATGGGCGGGTGA
- a CDS encoding AzlC family ABC transporter permease — MAEQRTLADPDVDGDKPDAVVVRDALGVGGAVGLSGFAFGVTSAGSGLTLVQTCVLSLLVFTGASQFALVGALAAGGSPFTAAAGAFFLGVRNAFYGLRLSEVLRLTRAVRPFAAQWVIDETTAVALAQPTRRSARIGFAVTGLSLYVLWNLTTLLGALGAEAIGDTDAWGLDAAGPAVFLALLAPMVKSATERAAAGLAVVLGLGLLPVLPAGVPVLVAALAAPVVLWARGRHVRGSVR, encoded by the coding sequence GTGGCAGAACAGAGAACTCTCGCAGACCCCGATGTGGACGGGGACAAGCCTGATGCCGTAGTGGTGCGGGACGCCCTGGGGGTCGGGGGCGCCGTCGGGTTGTCCGGGTTCGCCTTCGGGGTGACGTCGGCGGGCAGCGGGCTCACGCTCGTGCAGACCTGTGTGCTCAGCCTGCTGGTGTTCACGGGCGCGTCGCAGTTCGCGCTGGTGGGGGCGCTTGCGGCCGGCGGCAGTCCGTTCACCGCGGCCGCGGGGGCCTTCTTCCTCGGAGTGCGTAACGCCTTCTACGGGCTGCGGCTGTCGGAGGTGCTGCGTCTCACGCGCGCGGTGCGGCCGTTCGCCGCGCAGTGGGTGATCGATGAGACGACTGCCGTCGCGTTGGCGCAGCCCACGCGACGCAGTGCCCGGATCGGGTTCGCGGTGACCGGCCTGAGTCTGTATGTGCTGTGGAATCTCACGACACTGCTGGGCGCGCTGGGGGCCGAGGCCATCGGCGACACCGACGCCTGGGGGCTCGACGCTGCCGGACCCGCTGTGTTCCTCGCCCTGCTCGCGCCGATGGTGAAGTCCGCCACCGAGCGTGCCGCCGCCGGACTGGCCGTGGTGCTGGGACTCGGGCTGCTGCCCGTGCTGCCCGCCGGGGTGCCCGTGCTGGTGGCCGCCCTCGCGGCACCCGTCGTGCTCTGGGCGCGGGGACGACACGTGCGGGGGAGCGTGCGATGA
- a CDS encoding ATP-dependent helicase, producing MVSNPHRALAGFSPATRGWFTGAFSAPTAAQAGAWQAIQEGSDVLVVAPTGSGKTLAAFLAALDQLASTPPPADPKKRCRVLYVSPLKALAVDVERNLRSPLTGIRQESVRMGLPEPEVKVGIRSGDTPAAERRALSTRPPDILITTPESLFLMLTSATREALTGIETVILDEVHAVAGTKRGAHLALTLERLDELLPKPARRIGLSATVRPVDEIARYLSPRRKVEIVQPKSGKEFDLSVVVPVEDLAELGGSPVADGSEGAERPSIWPHVEERITDLVQSHRSTIVFANSRRLAERLCNRLNEIAYERATGEPLDEHHAPAELMGGSGAAQGAPPVIARAHHGSVSKEQRALVEEDLKAGRLPAVVATSSLELGIDMGAVDLVVQVESPPSVASGLQRVGRAGHQVGAVSTGVVFPKYRGDLVQAAVVTERMRTGAIESLRVPANPLDVLAQQLVAMTAMDTWQFDDLLTTVRRAAPFASLPESAFTAVLDMLAGRYPSDAFAELRPRVVWDRVAGTITGRPGAQRLAVTSGGTIPDRGLFGVFLAGSDPKKGGGRVGELDEEMVYESRVGDVFTLGTSSWRIEDITRDRVLVSPAPGVPGRLPFWKGDQLGRPLELGRAVGAFLREVGSLPKDDARLRLVTAGLDAWAADNVLSYLDEQREACGHVPDDRTIVVERFRDELGDWRVVVHSPFGAQVHAPWALALGAKLSERYGMDAQVMHADDGIVLRLPDADLMGLDLLDQEPRKAGTEYDADQAPVGAADVVFDKGDVDQLVTDQVGSSALFASRFRECAARALLLPRRNPGKRTPLWQQRQRAAQLLEVASEFGSFPIVLEAVRECLQDVFDVPGLTELMGDLEARKVRLVEVTTPEPSPFARSLLFGYVAQFLYEGDSPLAERRAAALSLDSRLLAELLGQAELRELLDAEVLTELERELQWLTEDRRVKDVEGVADVLRLLGPLTDAELAERGAEAHWARELAAARRAIKVRIAGTDHWAAIEDAGRLRDALGTALPVGVPEAFTEPVKDPLGDLLARYARTHGPFTSATAAARFGLGVAITDGALQRLAASGRVVQGEFHPAGIGQEWCDAAVLRRLRRRSLAALRHELEPVSPAALAQFLPQWQHIGKGHGLRGIDGLVRAIEQLQGASVPASALEKLVLPSRVANYTPAMLDELTSAGEVVWAGAGSLPGKDGWVSLYMADAAPLLLPQPHPLEPTALHQSVLDALSGGYGLFFRQIADQVRATTHPDATDPQLADALWELAWSGRLTNDTLAPMRSLLGSGRTAGSTAHRAKRTIPRGRYGSLTAAARPASRTGPPTVAGRWSLLPAHEPDLTVRAHALARTLLDRHGVVTRGAVAAEGVEGGFSATYRILSAFEDSGQARRGYVVEGLGAAQFAMDGAVDRLRAVSNARDRGDGLPGPGTHGTPEDFGTPDPYDTPTTHDYPNTAPAYDIPALDHDFLDAHLGPSEWVSPRDLAPQDDHRTPPGSRRSDGGAPYGTGPGSGPAAHRTRPTPDTRAVVLAAADPANAYGAALAWPEPPTGAGHKPGRKAGSLVVLVDGELTLYMERGGKTLLAWPSAPDTEPADDPRLHTAAEALAAAARAGSLGTVTVERVNGAQALTSPMGTLLEGAGFIATPRGLRLRA from the coding sequence ATGGTCAGCAATCCGCACCGAGCCCTCGCCGGCTTCTCCCCCGCGACCCGAGGCTGGTTCACGGGCGCCTTCTCCGCGCCCACCGCAGCCCAGGCCGGCGCGTGGCAAGCCATCCAAGAGGGCTCGGACGTGCTGGTCGTAGCCCCCACCGGCTCCGGCAAGACGCTCGCCGCGTTCCTCGCGGCCCTGGACCAGCTGGCCTCCACACCCCCGCCGGCCGACCCCAAGAAGCGCTGCCGTGTCCTTTACGTCTCTCCGCTCAAGGCCCTCGCCGTGGACGTGGAGCGCAACCTCCGCAGCCCGCTGACCGGCATCCGCCAGGAGTCGGTTCGCATGGGCCTCCCCGAGCCCGAGGTGAAGGTCGGCATCCGCTCGGGCGACACCCCCGCCGCAGAGCGCCGAGCACTGTCCACGCGCCCCCCGGACATCCTCATCACCACCCCCGAGTCCCTCTTCCTGATGCTGACGTCGGCCACCCGCGAGGCTCTGACCGGCATCGAGACGGTGATCCTGGACGAGGTCCACGCGGTCGCGGGCACCAAGCGCGGAGCCCATCTCGCGCTCACCCTGGAGCGCCTGGACGAGCTCCTGCCGAAGCCGGCCCGCCGCATCGGCCTCTCCGCGACCGTCCGCCCGGTCGACGAGATCGCCCGCTACCTCTCTCCCCGCCGCAAGGTGGAGATCGTCCAGCCGAAGTCGGGCAAGGAGTTCGACCTCTCGGTCGTGGTCCCCGTGGAGGACCTCGCCGAACTCGGTGGCTCCCCGGTGGCCGACGGCTCCGAAGGCGCGGAGCGCCCCTCGATCTGGCCGCACGTCGAGGAGCGGATCACCGACCTCGTCCAGTCCCACCGCTCCACCATCGTCTTCGCCAACTCCCGCCGCCTCGCGGAGCGTCTCTGCAACCGCCTCAACGAGATCGCCTACGAGCGCGCCACCGGCGAACCCCTCGACGAACACCACGCCCCGGCCGAACTCATGGGCGGCTCCGGCGCGGCCCAGGGCGCACCCCCGGTCATCGCCCGCGCCCACCACGGCTCGGTGTCCAAGGAACAGCGCGCCCTGGTCGAGGAGGACCTCAAGGCCGGCCGCCTCCCCGCGGTCGTGGCCACCTCCAGCCTCGAGCTGGGCATCGACATGGGCGCGGTGGACCTGGTGGTCCAGGTCGAGTCACCCCCCTCCGTGGCCTCCGGCCTCCAGCGCGTGGGCCGTGCCGGCCACCAGGTCGGTGCCGTCTCCACCGGCGTGGTCTTCCCGAAGTACCGCGGCGACCTGGTGCAGGCGGCGGTGGTCACCGAGCGCATGCGCACCGGCGCCATCGAGTCCCTCAGGGTCCCCGCCAACCCCCTGGACGTCCTGGCCCAGCAGCTCGTCGCGATGACGGCGATGGACACCTGGCAGTTCGACGACCTCCTCACCACCGTCCGCCGAGCCGCGCCCTTCGCCTCCCTCCCCGAATCCGCCTTCACCGCGGTCCTCGACATGCTCGCCGGCCGCTATCCGTCCGACGCCTTCGCTGAGCTGCGCCCGCGCGTCGTCTGGGACCGAGTCGCCGGCACGATCACCGGCCGCCCCGGCGCACAGCGCCTCGCCGTCACCTCCGGCGGCACCATCCCCGACCGGGGCCTCTTCGGGGTCTTCCTCGCCGGATCCGATCCCAAGAAGGGCGGCGGCAGGGTCGGCGAACTCGACGAGGAGATGGTCTACGAGTCCCGCGTCGGCGACGTCTTCACGCTCGGCACCAGTTCCTGGCGCATCGAGGACATCACGCGCGACCGGGTCCTGGTCTCCCCGGCTCCGGGTGTACCGGGCCGCCTCCCCTTCTGGAAGGGCGACCAGCTGGGCCGGCCGCTCGAACTGGGCCGCGCGGTGGGCGCGTTCCTGCGCGAGGTCGGCTCGCTGCCCAAGGACGACGCCCGCCTGCGCCTGGTCACCGCCGGCCTGGACGCCTGGGCGGCCGACAACGTCCTGTCGTACCTGGACGAGCAGCGCGAGGCCTGCGGCCATGTCCCGGACGACCGCACGATCGTCGTGGAACGCTTCCGCGACGAGCTCGGCGACTGGCGCGTCGTCGTGCACTCCCCCTTCGGCGCCCAGGTACACGCCCCCTGGGCCCTCGCCCTCGGCGCGAAGCTCTCCGAACGGTACGGCATGGACGCGCAGGTCATGCACGCCGACGACGGCATCGTGCTGCGCCTGCCGGACGCCGACCTCATGGGCCTGGACCTGCTGGACCAGGAGCCGCGGAAGGCGGGCACGGAGTACGACGCCGACCAGGCGCCCGTCGGCGCGGCGGACGTCGTCTTCGACAAGGGCGACGTCGATCAGCTCGTCACCGACCAGGTCGGCAGCTCGGCCCTCTTCGCCTCCCGCTTCCGCGAGTGCGCCGCCCGCGCGCTGCTGCTGCCGCGCCGCAACCCCGGCAAGCGCACCCCGCTGTGGCAACAGCGCCAGCGCGCCGCCCAACTGCTGGAGGTGGCGAGCGAGTTCGGCTCGTTCCCGATCGTGCTGGAGGCGGTCCGCGAGTGCCTCCAGGACGTCTTCGACGTCCCGGGGCTGACCGAGCTCATGGGGGACCTGGAGGCGCGCAAGGTGCGCCTCGTCGAGGTCACCACCCCCGAGCCGTCCCCCTTCGCGCGTTCCCTCCTCTTCGGCTACGTCGCCCAGTTCCTGTACGAGGGAGACTCGCCGCTCGCCGAGCGCCGCGCCGCCGCCCTGTCGCTGGACTCCCGGCTGCTGGCCGAGCTGCTCGGCCAGGCGGAGCTGCGCGAGCTCCTCGACGCGGAGGTACTGACCGAGCTCGAGCGAGAGCTCCAGTGGCTCACCGAGGACCGCCGGGTCAAGGACGTCGAGGGCGTCGCGGACGTCCTGCGCCTCCTCGGCCCGCTCACGGACGCCGAACTGGCCGAGCGGGGCGCCGAAGCGCACTGGGCCCGGGAGCTGGCCGCCGCCCGCCGCGCCATCAAGGTCCGTATCGCCGGCACCGACCACTGGGCGGCGATCGAGGACGCGGGCCGCCTGCGCGACGCGCTCGGCACGGCCCTGCCGGTCGGCGTGCCCGAAGCCTTCACCGAGCCGGTCAAGGACCCGCTCGGCGACCTCCTCGCCCGCTACGCCCGCACCCACGGCCCGTTCACATCGGCCACGGCTGCGGCCCGCTTCGGCCTGGGTGTGGCGATCACGGACGGCGCCCTCCAGAGGCTGGCGGCGAGCGGGCGGGTCGTACAGGGCGAGTTCCACCCGGCGGGCATCGGCCAGGAGTGGTGCGACGCGGCGGTCCTGCGCCGTCTGCGCCGCCGCTCTCTCGCCGCGCTGCGGCACGAACTGGAGCCGGTGTCACCGGCCGCGCTCGCCCAGTTCCTGCCGCAGTGGCAGCACATCGGCAAGGGCCATGGGCTGCGCGGCATCGACGGGCTGGTGCGCGCCATCGAGCAGTTGCAGGGCGCGTCCGTGCCCGCGTCCGCGCTGGAGAAGCTGGTCCTGCCCTCCCGGGTCGCCAACTACACGCCCGCGATGCTCGACGAACTCACCTCGGCCGGAGAGGTCGTCTGGGCCGGCGCGGGCTCACTCCCCGGCAAGGACGGCTGGGTGTCCCTCTACATGGCGGACGCGGCCCCTCTGCTCCTGCCGCAGCCCCACCCGCTGGAGCCGACGGCGCTGCACCAGTCCGTCCTGGACGCCCTGTCCGGCGGCTACGGCCTGTTCTTCCGCCAGATCGCCGACCAGGTCCGTGCCACCACCCACCCCGACGCCACCGACCCGCAACTCGCCGACGCCCTCTGGGAACTGGCCTGGTCGGGCCGCCTCACGAACGACACGCTGGCCCCCATGCGCTCCCTGCTCGGCTCGGGCCGCACCGCCGGCTCCACGGCCCACCGCGCCAAGCGCACCATCCCCCGAGGACGCTACGGCTCCCTCACGGCCGCCGCCCGCCCCGCCTCCCGTACCGGCCCACCGACCGTCGCCGGCCGCTGGTCGCTGCTCCCGGCCCACGAACCCGACCTCACCGTCCGCGCCCACGCCCTCGCCCGCACGCTCCTCGACCGCCACGGCGTGGTGACCCGGGGAGCGGTCGCCGCGGAGGGCGTCGAGGGCGGCTTCTCGGCGACGTACCGCATCCTGTCCGCCTTCGAGGACAGCGGCCAGGCGCGGCGCGGCTACGTGGTCGAGGGCCTCGGCGCCGCCCAGTTCGCGATGGACGGCGCGGTGGACCGCCTCCGCGCGGTGTCCAACGCCCGCGACCGGGGCGACGGCCTGCCCGGCCCGGGCACCCACGGCACCCCCGAAGACTTCGGCACACCCGACCCCTACGACACCCCCACCACTCACGACTACCCGAACACCGCCCCCGCCTACGACATCCCCGCCCTCGACCACGACTTCCTGGACGCCCACCTCGGCCCGAGCGAATGGGTCTCCCCCCGGGACCTCGCCCCCCAGGACGACCACCGCACCCCACCGGGCAGCCGCCGGTCCGACGGCGGCGCACCCTACGGCACAGGCCCCGGCTCGGGCCCCGCCGCCCACCGCACCCGCCCCACACCGGACACCCGAGCCGTCGTCCTCGCCGCCGCCGACCCGGCGAACGCATACGGCGCCGCCCTGGCCTGGCCCGAGCCCCCCACCGGCGCCGGCCACAAGCCCGGCCGCAAGGCAGGCTCCCTCGTGGTCCTCGTCGACGGCGAGCTGACCCTCTACATGGAGCGCGGCGGCAAGACCCTGCTGGCCTGGCCCTCGGCCCCGGACACGGAGCCCGCCGACGACCCCCGCCTGCACACGGCAGCGGAAGCCCTCGCCGCGGCCGCCCGCGCAGGCTCCCTCGGCACGGTCACGGTGGAGCGCGTGAACGGCGCCCAGGCACTCACGTCCCCCATGGGCACCCTCCTGGAAGGAGCGGGCTTCATCGCGACGCCCAGAGGCCTACGCCTACGCGCCTGA